A section of the Natronolimnobius sp. AArcel1 genome encodes:
- a CDS encoding GLUG motif-containing protein: MRVLWLGAMVFIIAASVFAVGIVGAVAADSVDLDPDTDLDGEGVDGDPYIITNASELQAMSGNLSAHYELGNDIDSSDTENWNDGDGFDPIGDDIDRFTGAFDGDEHTISHLIINRSGENHVGLFGGTDEDASIENVGLEDVDIHGNNDVGGLVGDNDGTVSESYATGTVTGDLSVGGLVGDNFGGVSESYATGTVTGYVHVGGLVGWNSDEGTVSESYATGTVTGDGNNVGGLVGFNRGTLEQSYATGTITGDDDIGGLVGFNLDDFNGTVEKSYWDTERSGLSGDNDGIGNGDHDVDEVNGLSTQEMQGRWAYDGSNGNMTEPGDGLDFDDTWTTVVGDYPDLQNNARTTSTPHFTEPDDAEKERLLEEMETDGDVKLVTSDKVLQAIGLDSGSLADDYRLALTIDASGTEKWDGEDGFEPIGECGDVNSGVCQDSPFEGEFSGDGHTISNLVIDSDEDETGLFGGTDGATIADVHFEAIDVSGGQCDSNGLCYTGGIIGSAIDTDVTDVFVQGSVAGRAGTGGVVGYGQETSITNATVDLSLDGTSIFGGAVGNLVSGDVTRTTVSGDLQGSHHTQGGVVGSNGGTVTESVASVDVDGGYNLGGLVGVNEGTVSHSYATGAGSYAIGAVDTVDGVTTLGGLVGYDDGDVSDSYWDTQTTGQSASGGNGEGLTTGEMTGDSAEDSMKFDFEESWDVSEGDSANGALEYYPTLQNNPQDPAPNATLYADGNGEDDPYVIEDWYHLDNVRENLDANFTLANDLDTETAGYEDVADAAVNNGHGFESIGEDGEEFTGWFNGSEYTISNLTIDREEDVIGLFGYTDDATIEKVGLDDIKIHGQNNVGGLVGYNNGTISESYVTGDVKGSGNTVGGLISYNDGTVSESYATGTVKGDTYVGGLVGYNTEGTVSESYATGTVNGTTAGGLVGFHDTESDVEGSYWDTETTGQDDSAGGGEGLTTDQMTGANATALMSGFEFPAESTQGSWHATGAYPALAWQDTEPFYGVNVTDTNAPVDEGEPLEVTANVTNWAADGDRTVELRDFDGDERDTQAVTLESGDSEERTLQWDTAVSDAGTGSVTVTSGDDTDSEVVTVEAVPDAATGGGTSSSSTAVDGDGTTSVRTVGDELRADVTPSVSDGVSESHLEFSNTQTIELRFFTDDTAAEDSPIATTEQLEITFSESIDTALTIRESNTPTTDDVRDLDQGLEAVGHLQIGTDFEPGQFDSATIEFTAPIEALETADGDLDAVSLYHFDPDANEWRSLETTVIDETSDEIRFSAAVDGFSQFAVGVGVPNAETPSSTSDEMGGNETSDVDDDGVSSAGDSGENSVTEDVDDGTSGFSVGITLLAIVVFLAAFGRFQENRT, translated from the coding sequence ATGAGAGTCCTTTGGTTAGGGGCGATGGTTTTTATCATCGCAGCAAGCGTTTTCGCTGTCGGAATTGTGGGAGCGGTAGCGGCCGATTCGGTCGACCTCGATCCCGATACTGATCTGGACGGTGAGGGTGTCGACGGTGATCCCTACATCATCACGAACGCCTCGGAGTTGCAGGCGATGAGTGGTAATCTGAGTGCACACTACGAACTCGGGAACGATATTGATTCGAGCGATACCGAGAACTGGAACGATGGGGATGGCTTCGACCCGATTGGAGATGATATAGACAGATTCACAGGAGCGTTCGACGGTGACGAGCACACCATTTCGCATCTCATCATCAACCGCAGTGGCGAGAACCATGTGGGCCTGTTTGGTGGGACTGACGAAGACGCGAGCATCGAGAACGTCGGACTAGAAGATGTCGACATCCACGGTAACAATGATGTCGGCGGATTGGTCGGCGACAACGACGGCACAGTCAGCGAGTCGTACGCCACCGGGACTGTCACAGGAGACCTATCGGTCGGCGGGCTGGTCGGCGACAACTTTGGCGGAGTGAGCGAGTCGTACGCCACTGGTACTGTCACAGGATACGTCCATGTTGGCGGGCTGGTCGGCTGGAACAGTGATGAAGGCACAGTCAGCGAGTCGTACGCCACCGGGACTGTCACAGGAGACGGAAACAATGTCGGCGGGCTGGTCGGCTTCAACCGGGGCACACTCGAGCAGTCCTACGCCACTGGGACTATCACAGGAGACGATGATATCGGTGGGCTGGTCGGCTTCAACCTCGACGACTTCAACGGAACAGTCGAGAAATCATACTGGGACACCGAACGAAGTGGGTTGAGCGGTGATAACGACGGCATCGGTAATGGCGATCATGATGTCGACGAGGTCAACGGCCTTAGCACCCAAGAGATGCAGGGTAGGTGGGCCTATGACGGCAGCAATGGCAACATGACTGAGCCAGGCGACGGCCTCGACTTCGACGACACCTGGACTACCGTCGTCGGTGACTACCCAGACCTGCAGAACAACGCCCGCACGACGTCGACACCGCACTTCACGGAACCAGACGATGCTGAAAAAGAGCGGCTTCTCGAGGAGATGGAGACGGACGGGGATGTCAAACTCGTCACCAGCGACAAGGTGTTGCAGGCAATTGGCCTCGATAGTGGCTCGCTGGCTGATGACTACCGACTCGCGCTTACTATCGATGCCTCTGGGACTGAGAAGTGGGATGGCGAGGATGGCTTCGAGCCGATCGGTGAGTGCGGAGATGTCAACAGCGGTGTCTGTCAAGATAGTCCGTTCGAGGGTGAGTTCAGTGGTGACGGCCACACGATTTCGAATCTGGTCATCGACAGCGACGAGGACGAGACTGGACTGTTCGGGGGTACCGACGGGGCGACGATAGCGGACGTCCACTTCGAAGCGATCGATGTCTCCGGCGGCCAGTGTGACTCCAACGGCCTGTGTTACACCGGCGGAATCATCGGGTCGGCGATCGATACGGACGTGACCGACGTTTTCGTTCAGGGATCGGTCGCTGGCAGAGCGGGGACGGGAGGAGTTGTAGGGTATGGCCAAGAGACCTCAATAACTAACGCCACTGTGGACCTCAGCCTCGATGGGACCTCAATTTTCGGGGGAGCAGTCGGAAACCTCGTCTCCGGAGACGTAACGAGAACCACGGTTTCTGGAGATCTACAGGGTTCCCACCATACACAGGGTGGCGTTGTCGGCAGTAACGGCGGGACGGTAACGGAGTCCGTCGCCAGCGTCGACGTCGATGGGGGTTACAACCTGGGCGGGCTGGTCGGTGTGAACGAGGGGACGGTGTCTCACTCCTACGCAACGGGTGCGGGCTCGTACGCGATTGGGGCCGTCGACACTGTCGACGGCGTTACGACGCTCGGTGGACTCGTCGGATACGACGACGGTGACGTCTCCGACTCCTACTGGGACACACAGACTACGGGTCAATCAGCATCTGGCGGCAACGGTGAGGGACTCACCACTGGAGAGATGACTGGCGACAGTGCCGAAGACAGCATGAAATTTGACTTTGAGGAGTCGTGGGACGTATCCGAGGGTGATTCTGCCAACGGGGCCCTCGAGTACTATCCTACCCTCCAAAACAATCCACAGGACCCAGCACCGAACGCCACGCTATACGCGGACGGCAACGGCGAGGACGACCCCTACGTGATCGAAGACTGGTACCATCTCGACAACGTTCGCGAGAACCTGGACGCGAACTTCACGCTGGCAAACGACCTTGACACAGAGACGGCTGGCTACGAAGACGTGGCCGATGCAGCGGTTAACAATGGTCACGGATTCGAATCAATTGGTGAGGACGGCGAGGAGTTCACGGGCTGGTTCAACGGCAGCGAGTACACGATTTCGAATCTTACAATCGATCGCGAAGAGGACGTTATAGGCCTGTTTGGGTACACAGACGATGCAACCATCGAGAAGGTTGGACTCGATGATATCAAAATTCATGGACAAAACAATGTCGGCGGGCTGGTCGGCTACAACAATGGCACGATCAGCGAGTCGTACGTAACCGGTGATGTCAAAGGAAGTGGGAATACTGTCGGTGGGCTGATCAGCTACAACGATGGCACAGTCAGCGAGTCGTACGCCACAGGAACTGTCAAAGGAGACACCTATGTCGGCGGGCTGGTCGGCTACAACACCGAGGGCACAGTCAGCGAGTCGTACGCCACTGGCACTGTCAACGGAACGACGGCTGGCGGGCTGGTTGGCTTCCACGACACCGAAAGCGATGTCGAAGGCTCCTACTGGGACACTGAAACGACTGGCCAAGACGACTCAGCCGGGGGTGGGGAAGGCCTCACCACCGACCAGATGACCGGCGCAAACGCTACCGCGCTCATGTCCGGCTTCGAGTTCCCCGCTGAGAGCACCCAGGGCTCCTGGCACGCCACCGGCGCCTACCCAGCGCTCGCCTGGCAAGACACCGAACCGTTCTACGGGGTGAACGTCACCGATACCAACGCACCAGTTGACGAGGGCGAACCCCTCGAGGTGACCGCAAACGTCACTAACTGGGCCGCAGACGGCGACCGGACTGTCGAACTGCGTGATTTCGACGGCGACGAGCGGGACACCCAAGCGGTCACACTCGAGAGCGGTGACTCCGAGGAGCGTACCCTGCAATGGGACACCGCGGTCAGCGACGCCGGTACGGGAAGCGTGACCGTGACGAGCGGCGACGACACTGACAGCGAGGTGGTGACCGTCGAAGCCGTACCCGACGCCGCGACTGGAGGCGGGACGAGCAGTTCCAGCACGGCAGTAGACGGCGACGGGACGACATCGGTTCGGACTGTGGGTGATGAACTTCGGGCCGACGTCACTCCCTCCGTTAGCGACGGCGTCTCTGAATCACACCTTGAATTCAGCAATACCCAAACGATCGAACTCCGGTTTTTCACCGACGACACTGCAGCCGAGGACAGCCCAATAGCGACGACCGAACAACTCGAGATCACATTCTCCGAGTCGATCGACACGGCGCTAACGATCCGTGAGAGCAACACGCCGACCACCGACGACGTTCGCGACCTAGACCAGGGTCTCGAGGCAGTTGGCCACCTCCAAATTGGCACCGACTTCGAACCTGGCCAGTTCGATTCGGCGACGATCGAGTTCACCGCTCCGATCGAAGCGCTCGAGACTGCCGACGGTGACCTCGATGCGGTCTCATTGTACCACTTCGACCCCGACGCGAACGAGTGGCGATCACTCGAGACGACAGTTATCGATGAAACGAGCGACGAAATACGCTTCAGTGCCGCCGTCGATGGGTTCTCGCAGTTTGCAGTTGGTGTTGGCGTGCCTAATGCGGAGACCCCCAGCTCGACTTCTGACGAAATGGGGGGTAATGAGACATCTGACGTGGATGATGATGGTGTCTCGAGCGCCGGGGACAGTGGTGAGAATAGTGTGACCGAAGACGTCGACGATGGAACATCGGGATTCAGCGTTGGTATCACGCTACTGGCGATTGTCGTCTTCCTCGCTGCTTTCGGGCGGTTCCAAGAGAATAGGACTTAA
- a CDS encoding histidine kinase N-terminal 7TM domain-containing protein, translating into MYITGLLAYAGSALIGGLLAVSLLVKYDRRQPAFTFGLFLLVIGFWATTYVGYLVATTEAWLLFFIQLSYLSVVTAPVVWVVFALQYTDREAWLSRRRMVFLSVVPASVLALVWTAPYHSWFYAEMFVRTVDGIALLETPPEIGHRINIVYSYGLLLIGTGLIVGETVTNNRLYRRQSLVLFGCLSAPWLANGLFHLGYQPIPTADLTPVVFVIIGIPLAAIVQRAELTGFVPVAHERVFHTLDNPVFVITTSNRILDANRAAQRLVDADGDQVGGRDLTTILPDPLLEGGNLHPELEEAMECVIEVDGVPRQYIARLRGTETAPQGNPRGCILSLTDITLQKRQQESLEAKNEQLERLASVVSHDLATPLATGENLLHLIKSDLDSSHSEMQQSLSDLETVHHRLRAFAEGLPALARESTDVETPIDCDLETVAWEAWEVVDTGDLRLSIDSTDTLQADPNRLQQAFENLFGNAAEHAVSGQAGATTVRIGRLPAASGFYLEDDGPGIPAGRREDLLAFGVSTGSGSGYGLAIVRTIVEAHGWSLSITDGAQGGTRFEIETASHARQASSSV; encoded by the coding sequence ATGTATATCACCGGGCTGCTCGCCTATGCTGGCTCAGCACTCATTGGCGGCCTGCTCGCCGTCTCGTTACTAGTCAAATACGACCGTCGACAGCCAGCCTTCACGTTCGGCCTGTTTCTGCTCGTTATCGGCTTCTGGGCAACTACCTACGTCGGCTATCTCGTCGCAACCACCGAGGCATGGCTGCTGTTTTTTATCCAACTATCGTATCTCTCTGTCGTCACAGCCCCAGTTGTCTGGGTCGTCTTCGCTCTCCAGTACACCGATCGTGAGGCGTGGCTCTCGCGACGGCGGATGGTCTTCCTATCGGTCGTTCCGGCAAGCGTTCTCGCGCTCGTCTGGACCGCTCCATACCACTCCTGGTTCTACGCCGAGATGTTCGTTCGGACGGTCGATGGTATCGCCTTACTCGAGACACCACCCGAAATCGGCCACCGGATCAATATCGTCTACTCCTACGGCCTGCTCCTGATCGGGACGGGCCTTATCGTCGGTGAGACCGTCACGAACAACCGGCTGTACAGACGCCAGTCGCTGGTGCTTTTTGGCTGTCTGAGCGCACCGTGGCTCGCCAATGGCCTGTTCCACCTTGGTTACCAGCCAATTCCGACAGCGGACCTCACACCAGTTGTCTTCGTCATCATCGGCATCCCACTGGCTGCCATCGTTCAGCGTGCCGAACTCACCGGGTTTGTCCCGGTTGCCCATGAACGAGTGTTTCACACCCTCGACAATCCGGTGTTCGTCATCACTACGTCAAACCGGATTTTGGATGCCAACCGTGCCGCACAGCGATTGGTCGATGCTGATGGCGACCAGGTTGGGGGACGTGACCTCACCACGATCCTTCCGGACCCACTGCTCGAGGGCGGCAATCTCCATCCGGAACTCGAGGAGGCAATGGAGTGTGTGATCGAGGTCGATGGCGTCCCACGGCAGTATATCGCCCGACTCAGGGGCACCGAGACGGCTCCCCAAGGAAATCCTCGCGGCTGTATCCTCTCGTTGACCGATATCACGCTTCAAAAGCGTCAACAGGAGAGCCTCGAAGCCAAAAACGAACAGCTTGAACGACTCGCGAGCGTCGTCTCACACGATTTGGCGACACCGTTGGCGACTGGCGAGAATCTCCTCCATCTGATAAAATCGGACCTGGATTCGTCCCACTCCGAAATGCAACAGTCGCTGTCGGATCTAGAAACCGTCCACCATCGGCTCCGAGCCTTTGCAGAGGGCCTTCCAGCGCTCGCTCGCGAAAGCACTGATGTGGAGACACCAATTGACTGTGATCTCGAAACAGTCGCTTGGGAAGCGTGGGAGGTGGTTGACACCGGCGATCTTCGCCTGTCGATTGACTCGACCGACACACTACAGGCAGACCCCAATCGGCTCCAGCAAGCATTTGAGAACCTGTTTGGGAACGCCGCCGAACATGCGGTCAGTGGGCAGGCAGGAGCGACAACTGTCCGAATTGGGCGACTGCCCGCTGCTTCGGGATTTTATCTCGAGGACGACGGGCCAGGAATTCCTGCGGGTAGACGCGAGGATTTGTTGGCTTTTGGGGTGTCGACCGGGAGCGGATCCGGCTATGGGTTAGCAATTGTCCGGACAATTGTTGAAGCCCATGGCTGGTCACTATCGATCACTGATGGCGCTCAAGGCGGTACGCGCTTCGAGATTGAGACAGCTTCACACGCTCGGCAAGCCAGTTCTTCCGTGTAG
- a CDS encoding helix-turn-helix domain-containing protein — protein sequence MTETADSVSPPTSQRSISVLLIDDDETWARTQRRLLERSHEHLTVSTATSFQAARDALEATEPDCIVCDYQLGDGTGVELLAEVRATEPELPFILVTGQGDEAVASDAIGAQVTDYVRKMDLGKQPTGLVRRIETAVQADRSRRALARERRSKEALLKAVTASATRSELGGVICEQLVDSGYACASIAVLDDDRGVVPLAAAGDTDYLEAAITPGTRPADCTEPTLRAVDETELVVHSLTPIEEIKTESTNWEQVAVAHGFGSAAAVPISHNDVYFGALTVYSWTPQIDDREQVLLTEYAETIGYAFQTAAWKQTLLSSGTATVEFALSNGCHPLLELAAALPENPTLHVTTVVPRSDHEVLYVTRLEGVAEATLSEIVETTEMIVSIDYHRTNDAIQCGLVVESPSPEMRLVDAGVSLFQTVVDGRHARISAVLGGENTVNGCVDVLSDLYGEGAVKTLWTTDEATMSRTEPVANLTDRQRQVLELAVEAGYFERPRHNNTGELADALDISRATFTQHLRAAQRKLFGSGIHR from the coding sequence GTGACCGAGACGGCAGATTCAGTTTCGCCACCCACGTCGCAGCGGTCGATTTCAGTGCTCCTAATCGACGACGACGAGACGTGGGCCCGGACACAGCGTCGACTGCTCGAACGCTCCCACGAGCACCTCACTGTATCGACGGCAACTAGTTTCCAGGCGGCCCGAGACGCGCTCGAAGCCACCGAACCGGACTGTATCGTCTGTGACTACCAACTCGGCGACGGCACCGGTGTCGAACTGTTGGCCGAGGTTCGTGCCACCGAGCCCGAGTTGCCGTTCATCCTGGTAACTGGACAGGGTGACGAGGCGGTTGCCAGCGATGCGATCGGCGCACAGGTAACCGACTACGTCAGAAAGATGGATCTCGGCAAGCAGCCCACCGGGTTAGTCCGGCGGATCGAAACAGCTGTCCAAGCTGACCGGAGCCGCCGGGCGTTGGCCCGTGAACGACGGTCCAAAGAGGCCCTTCTCAAAGCTGTAACCGCCTCGGCCACTCGCTCAGAACTCGGCGGAGTCATCTGCGAACAACTGGTCGACAGTGGATACGCCTGTGCGTCAATCGCTGTTCTCGACGATGACCGCGGGGTTGTCCCACTGGCGGCGGCTGGTGACACCGACTATCTTGAAGCTGCAATCACACCAGGGACACGGCCAGCCGACTGCACCGAACCCACCCTCCGCGCAGTCGACGAAACCGAACTGGTCGTCCACTCACTGACACCTATCGAGGAAATAAAGACTGAGTCGACCAACTGGGAGCAGGTTGCCGTCGCCCACGGGTTTGGGTCAGCGGCTGCGGTCCCGATCAGCCACAATGACGTCTATTTCGGTGCGCTAACAGTTTATAGCTGGACACCACAGATCGACGACCGTGAACAGGTGTTGCTCACCGAGTACGCCGAGACAATCGGCTATGCCTTCCAGACGGCCGCCTGGAAGCAAACACTCCTCTCGTCTGGTACTGCGACTGTCGAATTTGCACTCAGCAATGGGTGCCATCCACTCCTCGAGCTTGCCGCAGCACTCCCTGAAAATCCGACGCTCCACGTCACAACGGTTGTCCCTCGAAGTGACCACGAAGTGCTCTACGTGACGCGTCTCGAGGGGGTCGCGGAAGCCACCCTCTCGGAAATCGTTGAAACGACCGAAATGATTGTCTCAATCGACTACCACCGAACCAATGATGCCATCCAGTGTGGACTCGTCGTCGAATCACCATCTCCCGAAATGCGACTCGTCGATGCCGGGGTCTCGCTATTTCAAACCGTTGTCGACGGCAGGCACGCACGGATTTCGGCCGTCCTTGGTGGGGAGAATACCGTCAATGGGTGTGTCGACGTCCTCTCGGACCTCTATGGTGAAGGTGCGGTGAAAACGCTCTGGACCACCGATGAAGCCACTATGTCACGAACCGAGCCGGTCGCCAATCTTACCGACCGACAGCGACAGGTACTCGAACTCGCCGTTGAGGCAGGCTACTTCGAGCGACCGCGTCACAACAACACGGGCGAACTCGCTGATGCCCTCGACATTTCGCGGGCGACTTTCACTCAGCACCTGCGGGCCGCCCAGCGGAAGTTGTTTGGATCGGGAATTCACAGGTGA
- a CDS encoding glycosyl hydrolase, with translation MTDEEARYATSRRAYCAALGTVSFTSTTGLAGASGSRRSETSADNGGYHDDPPSDAETHDYGRYTTDDFGDQPVPTNDWYSTIPLEGLGAEDAITGSDALIAAHPLVFRTQEAGLEVGHPTDWETNWDADAQVGDAWMNTSTDLTVRHADAESHDEVALDAHGDWSVSALWDEGTATALRTTIAQGSPFVFCEADGGVTLEFAAEAEVFADEGSVVGITLAGNDYGLYAPAANDWSVADETASTAGEYCTIALLPDPDFLGTFEKYAYNHVTDTVFDWAYDREGANATTAFAFETEPFPESTASGTVTALYPHQWKYADDADLAELDATYPSPRGEMRLVAGESFSVSYDYGGTLPFLPDVGDYDDDRLEGLLADVDEDIAGGIDQDTYNFGKDAASRLAKTAAVADQVGFEEKRDAMLESVRMGLEEWFTPSDSATFYYDDSLGVLQGIPSSHGSVAELNDHHFHYGQYVWAAARIARHDPEWAGTDEWGGMVEELIRDYANPDRDDDQYPFNRNFSVYAGHSWAHGSGGFDRGNNQESSSEALQSYAAMIEWGEYTGNTEIRDFGIVLYSTHIRAVREYWFDADEETFPDDWETDFAGIVWGDGVAHSTWWTADSEAVFGINMLPLSGYSMHLGWDEAAAERTFDEIASLKDDEFTYWPDIMWMYRAFSDSEDAIERFESRSDDYSPESAQEPAHTLYWLYALDTMGSPDLSVTADTPLYTVFSNGEKRTYVAYNAANTETTVTFSDGTKLNVPANAMATSTAKSNDDERGPPEHAGPPSENDTRGPPEHAGPPEHAEPSK, from the coding sequence ATGACTGACGAAGAAGCCAGGTACGCGACATCGCGACGGGCGTACTGTGCGGCACTTGGTACGGTTTCATTCACCAGCACGACCGGTTTGGCCGGTGCGTCCGGTTCCCGCCGCAGCGAGACGTCGGCTGACAATGGCGGCTATCACGACGACCCACCGTCGGATGCAGAGACGCACGACTACGGGCGATATACAACCGATGACTTCGGTGATCAGCCCGTGCCGACGAACGACTGGTACTCGACGATTCCGTTAGAGGGGCTCGGTGCCGAGGACGCAATCACCGGCAGCGACGCGCTAATCGCCGCCCACCCTCTCGTTTTTCGAACGCAGGAGGCCGGACTCGAGGTGGGTCATCCGACAGACTGGGAGACAAACTGGGATGCTGACGCTCAGGTTGGCGACGCATGGATGAACACGAGCACGGACCTAACGGTACGGCACGCAGACGCAGAAAGTCATGACGAGGTCGCGCTCGATGCCCATGGGGACTGGTCGGTGAGCGCGCTGTGGGACGAGGGGACGGCAACTGCGCTCCGAACGACGATTGCTCAGGGTTCACCGTTCGTTTTCTGTGAGGCGGACGGGGGTGTCACTCTCGAGTTCGCGGCTGAGGCCGAGGTCTTCGCGGACGAGGGGAGCGTCGTTGGCATCACACTCGCCGGGAATGACTATGGACTCTACGCGCCCGCTGCGAACGACTGGTCGGTCGCGGACGAAACCGCATCCACTGCTGGTGAGTACTGTACGATTGCACTCTTGCCCGATCCCGACTTCCTCGGTACGTTCGAGAAGTACGCGTATAACCACGTCACCGACACGGTCTTCGACTGGGCGTACGACCGCGAGGGGGCCAACGCAACCACTGCGTTTGCCTTCGAGACCGAACCATTCCCAGAGAGTACCGCGTCGGGCACGGTTACCGCACTGTACCCCCACCAGTGGAAATATGCGGACGACGCAGACCTTGCGGAGTTGGACGCCACGTACCCCTCCCCGCGGGGCGAGATGCGCCTCGTGGCCGGCGAGTCGTTCTCGGTGTCCTACGACTACGGCGGAACTCTCCCGTTCCTCCCCGACGTAGGCGACTACGACGATGATCGGCTCGAGGGGTTGCTTGCGGACGTTGACGAGGACATCGCCGGCGGCATCGATCAGGACACGTACAACTTCGGGAAGGACGCCGCGAGCCGGCTGGCGAAGACCGCGGCGGTCGCCGATCAGGTTGGGTTCGAAGAGAAACGTGACGCGATGCTCGAGTCGGTCCGGATGGGACTCGAGGAGTGGTTCACGCCGTCGGACTCGGCGACGTTCTACTACGACGACTCGCTGGGCGTTCTCCAGGGAATACCGAGCAGCCACGGGTCAGTGGCGGAACTCAACGACCACCACTTCCACTATGGTCAGTACGTCTGGGCGGCCGCCCGGATTGCCCGGCACGACCCTGAGTGGGCCGGTACCGACGAGTGGGGAGGTATGGTCGAAGAGTTGATCCGTGACTACGCGAACCCGGATCGGGACGACGACCAGTACCCGTTCAACCGTAACTTCAGTGTCTACGCTGGCCACTCATGGGCCCACGGCTCCGGCGGGTTCGACCGCGGGAACAACCAGGAATCATCTTCAGAGGCGCTGCAATCGTATGCGGCGATGATCGAGTGGGGCGAGTACACCGGTAATACTGAGATCCGAGACTTCGGAATCGTCCTTTACTCTACCCACATCCGAGCGGTCCGTGAGTACTGGTTCGATGCCGACGAGGAAACCTTCCCAGACGACTGGGAGACAGATTTTGCAGGTATCGTCTGGGGAGACGGCGTTGCCCACTCGACGTGGTGGACTGCCGACAGTGAGGCCGTGTTTGGGATAAACATGCTCCCATTATCGGGCTACTCGATGCACCTCGGCTGGGACGAGGCGGCAGCCGAACGCACGTTCGATGAAATCGCTTCTCTCAAAGACGATGAGTTCACGTATTGGCCTGACATCATGTGGATGTACCGAGCGTTTTCTGACAGCGAAGACGCTATTGAACGGTTTGAATCACGGTCTGATGACTATAGTCCGGAGTCCGCACAGGAACCGGCACACACGCTCTACTGGCTGTACGCACTTGACACAATGGGAAGTCCGGATCTGTCAGTGACGGCTGACACTCCCCTCTACACCGTCTTTAGCAACGGTGAAAAGCGAACTTACGTTGCCTACAACGCTGCCAACACAGAGACGACGGTGACTTTCTCGGATGGAACTAAGCTCAATGTTCCAGCGAATGCGATGGCTACGTCGACCGCTAAATCCAATGATGACGAACGTGGTCCACCTGAACACGCCGGACCACCGAGTGAAAACGATACGCGTGGCCCACCGGAACACGCCGGTCCGCCAGAACACGCTGAACCGTCGAAGTAA
- a CDS encoding TrmB family transcriptional regulator produces MDRELTEQALKYAGLTEYQADAYLTLLGLGTAPAVEIARKCSVSSSQIYDVLRSLEKHGYIETMDQEKLYAQPKPPEEVVENLTSRGQLLADAAEDITDRYQEPDTVDYRISVTKHPETAVEQAISKIEDADSVVEIAATPAQLKELLPELRIARDRGVVVRTALYLQDHNDVPIDDQMLKGAVSELRVCSIPGPFLVIIDRHRICFAPNSRSDETYGVLIHDRILPFIFHWYFLTCLWNLYPTVYRDEPTIISYVTLKEFFRDFYSLIQDDGYEVTIWIKGSEIQTSSEITVTGTVESMTYPHRQPNMTRLSLSELGTYTTMLVDTGDQLVNVGGWGAVFEDIEAHRIDVIAIEHDGKSISSFR; encoded by the coding sequence ATGGACCGTGAACTCACTGAGCAAGCGCTGAAGTACGCCGGACTGACCGAGTATCAGGCGGACGCTTACCTGACACTACTCGGTCTCGGTACGGCACCGGCCGTCGAAATCGCCCGCAAGTGCTCTGTTTCATCTTCTCAGATATACGATGTCCTTCGGAGTCTGGAAAAACACGGCTATATCGAGACGATGGATCAAGAAAAACTGTATGCACAACCGAAGCCGCCGGAGGAAGTAGTTGAGAACTTGACGTCAAGAGGGCAACTGTTAGCAGATGCAGCTGAAGATATCACGGACCGATATCAAGAACCGGACACTGTTGATTACCGAATCAGCGTCACAAAACATCCAGAAACCGCCGTTGAGCAGGCCATCAGTAAGATTGAAGATGCGGATAGCGTTGTCGAAATTGCTGCGACACCCGCTCAACTGAAAGAGTTGCTCCCGGAGCTTCGGATTGCTCGAGATAGAGGGGTTGTCGTCAGAACCGCACTCTACCTCCAGGATCACAATGACGTGCCCATCGATGATCAGATGCTCAAAGGGGCCGTCTCGGAGCTACGAGTGTGTTCAATACCTGGGCCGTTTCTGGTAATCATCGATAGACACCGGATCTGTTTCGCGCCAAATAGTCGATCCGACGAGACATACGGAGTGTTGATTCACGATCGAATCCTCCCGTTTATTTTCCACTGGTACTTCCTGACCTGCCTTTGGAATCTCTATCCAACAGTCTATCGTGACGAGCCGACGATAATTTCATACGTGACTCTCAAGGAGTTCTTCCGCGATTTCTATTCGCTAATACAGGACGACGGGTACGAGGTGACAATTTGGATCAAAGGATCGGAAATTCAAACCAGCTCCGAAATTACTGTGACAGGGACTGTAGAATCAATGACATACCCACATAGACAACCAAACATGACTCGATTATCACTTTCAGAGTTGGGAACCTATACGACTATGCTAGTCGACACCGGTGATCAACTAGTCAACGTCGGTGGTTGGGGTGCTGTGTTTGAGGATATTGAAGCGCATCGGATCGATGTCATCGCCATTGAACACGACGGAAAATCGATCTCATCCTTTCGGTAA